A portion of the Gasterosteus aculeatus chromosome 12, fGasAcu3.hap1.1, whole genome shotgun sequence genome contains these proteins:
- the LOC120811560 gene encoding adhesion G protein-coupled receptor G3 isoform X2 — protein sequence MVPLLLLLLLPEAPAEEVCFNISDSEITFTMASLGLTLSDRINGQPGQVTCLAYKETCIFMCNSSNSFEFNDSRTCTHASWSPDGVAITIDPYYNCTTYSCNSDTLLWLIDLLRRNNSYQESMMQLLYFWDSCHLLFRSDNKLKGSYISAERQIIHNIMRKSKLDPGRSMHYSLRSYTLRVANISDADLSSDNPRIQIEAPQLLPQNQSCIPDVFLPVSDLHGIPQEKRVVGLVSYMQHSQFQFGQEEISSMVLRIETLGPRPFCDLKTPIKMIFRNIPPVENDNNSWLQCNYFDEKGGLWKTDGCITNVTQTEITCDCDHATPFAILLMRGPISEVHWQILSSISYIGCGLSAFFTALSLVIHVFSRNDRLDVSISIHVSLSGALFLLNATFLLTEWGATVDLDWVCVFVAAFMHYSLLCCFTWMAIEALHLYLLLIKVFNTYFKHYLAKLSLAGWGIPAVIVAVSLSVKDFKQFYGVTQMRVADTNRTNAICWITDDSFFYSLNLVYFTLIFIFNTGILIAVASKVCHMERVTRGRSGPAAGAKAATQGNPVRFGDTCRSGLTVMGITCLMGTTWGLAFLGAGYVNYPILYLFCILNSTQGFFIFLWICLSAKKQRDRDMEERLTSSAVKTSSVNFN from the exons ATGGTGCCcttgctgctgctactgctgcttccTGAAGCGCCGGCTGAGGAAG TTTGTTTTAACATTTCAGACAGTGAAATTACTTTCACCATGGCGAGTCTTGGGTTGACGCTCAGTGACCGTATTAACGGGCAGCCCGGGCAAGTGACGTGCTTGGCGTATAAGGAGACGTGCATCTTCATGTGCAACTCCAGCAACTCGTTTGAATTCAATGACTCgagaacatgcacacatgctAGTTGGTCACCTGACGGGGTCGCAATCACCATTGATCCCT ATTACAATTGCACCACCTATTCATGCAACAGCGACACCCTCCTGTGGCTAATTGACTTGCTGAGGAGGAACAACTCTTACCAGGAGAGCATGATGCAGCTCCTCTACTTTTGGGATTCGTGTCATCTGCTCTTTAGAAGTGACAATAAACTCAAGGGGTCCTACATAAG TGCGGAGAGACAGATAATACATAACATCATGAGGAAGTCCAAGCTTGACCCCGGACGCAGCATGCACTACAGCCTGAGGAGCTACACTCTGCGTGTGGCCAACATCAGTGACGCTGACCTCAGCTCTGACAACCCCAGGATCCAGATAGAGGCGCCACAG CTGCTGCCTCAGAACCAGTCGTGCATCCCCGACGTTTTCCTGCCTGTATCAGACCTGCACGGCATCCCTCAGGAGAAAAGAGTCGTTGGTTTGGTCAGCTACATGCAACACAGCCAGTTCCAA TTTGGACAGGAAGAGATCTCCTCAATGGTTCTCCGGATAGAGACTCTGGGTCCACGACCCTTTTGTGATCTGAAGACACCAATCAAGATGATTTTCCGAAACATTCCACCCGTGGAAAATGAT AATAACTCCTGGTTACAGTGTAACTATTTTGATGAAAAAG GTGGGCTTTGGAAAACAGATGGATGTATCACAAACGTCACCCAAACTGAAATTACTTGCGACTGTGACCACGCAACACCCTTTGCCATCCTGCTG ATGAGGGGCCCAATCTCAGAAGTCCACTGGCAAATCCTGTCCTCCATCAGTTACATCGGCTGCGGCCTGTCTGCGTTCTTCACTGCTCTGTCCCTGGTGATTCATGTGTTCAGCCG AAACGACAGATTGGAtgtctccatctccatccacGTATCTCTGAGCGGGGCCTTGTTCCTGCTCAATGCCACCTTCCTGTTGACCGAGTGGGGGGCCACGGTGGATCTggactgggtgtgtgtgtttgtcgcgGCCTTCATGCACTACTCCCTGCTCTGCTGTTTCACCTGGATGGCCATAGAGGCCCTCCACCTCTACCTGCTGCTGATAAAGGTGTTCAACACCTACTTTAAGCACTACCTGGCCAAACTGTCTCTCGCCGGATGGG GGATCCCGGCTGTCATCGTGGCCGTCTCTTTGAGCGTGAAGGACTTCAAACAGTTTTATGGAGTCACACAAATGAGGGTGGCTGATACGAACCGAACCAACGCCAT CTGCTGGATCACAGATGACTCCTTCTTCTACTCCTTGAACCTGGTGTATTTCACCCTCATATTCATCTTCAACACTGGCATTCTGATCGCAGTGGCCTCGAAGGTCTGCCACATGGAACGGGTGACCAGGGGCCGCTCGGGGCCCGCGGCAGGGGCCAAGGCAGCGACTCAGGGGAACCCTGTGAGGTTCGGTGACACCTGCAGGAGCGGCCTCACCGTGATGGGTATCACCTGCCTGATGGGGACCACCTGGGGTCTGGCCTTCCTGGGTGCAGGATACGTCAACTACCCCATCCTCTACCTCTTCTGCATCCTCAACTCCACACAAG GTTTCTTCATTTTCCTGTGGATCTGTCTGTCGGCCAAGAAGCAAAGGGATAGAGACATGGAGGAGAGACTGACGTCCTCTGCTGTGAAGACCTCATCAGTCAATTTCAATTAG
- the LOC144385293 gene encoding uncharacterized protein LOC144385293: MVVVVVCLLLLVVLVVCLLLLVVVVVVVVVCLLLLVVLVVCLLLLVVLVVCLLLLVVLVVCLLLLVVLVVCLLLLVVCLLLLVVVVVVCLLLLVVLVVCLLLLVVVVVCLLLLVVLVVCLLLLVVLVVCLLLLVVVVCLLLLVVLVVCLLLLVVLVVCLLLLVVLVVCLLLLVVVVCLLLLVVVVLVVCLLLLVVVVVCLLLLVVLVVCLLLLVVVVVCLLLLVVLVVCLLLLVVVVVVVVCLLLLVVLVVCLLLLVVVVVVVVVCLLLLVVLVVCLLLLVVLVVCLLLLVVLVVCLLLLVVLVVCLLLLVVLVVCLLLLVVVVVVCLLLLVVCLLLLLLVVLVVCLLLLVVLVVCLLLLVVLVVCLLLLVVVVVVCLLLRLLLASAQHCGVFLSLLFPFSLFSLLFPLF; encoded by the coding sequence tggtggtgttggtggtgtgtctgcttctgctggtggtgttggtggtgtgtctgcttctgctagtggtgttggtggtgtgtctgcttctgctggtggtgttggtggtgtgtctgcttctgctagtggtgtgtctgcttctgctggtggtggtggtggtggtgtgtctgcttctgctggtggtgttggtggtgtgtctgcttctgctggtggtggtggtggtgtgtctgcttctgctggtggtgttggtggtgtgtctgcttctgctggtggtgttggtggtgtgtctgcttctgctggtggtggtggtgtgtctgcttctgctggtggtgttggtggtgtgtctgcttctgctggtggtgttggtggtgtgtctgcttctgctggtggtgttggtggtgtgtctgcttctgctggtggtggtggtgtgtctgcttctgctggtggtggtggtgttggtggtgtgtctgcttctgctggtggtggtggtggtgtgtctgcttctgctggtggtgttggtggtgtgtctgcttctgctggtggtggtggtggtgtgtctgcttctgctggtggtgttggtggtgtgtctgcttctgctggtggtggtggtggtggtggtggtgtgtctgcttctgctggtggtgttggtggtgtgtctgcttctgctggtggtggtggtggtggtggtggtggtgtgtctgcttctgctggtggtgttggtggtgtgtctgcttctgctggtggtgttggtggtgtgtctgcttctgctagtggtgttggtggtgtgtctgcttctgctggtggtgttggtggtgtgtctgcttctgctagtggtgttggtggtgtgtctgcttctgctggtggtggtggtggtggtgtgtctgcttctgctggtggtgtgtctgcttctgctgctgctggtggtgttggtggtttgtctgcttctgctggtggtgttggtggtgtgtctgcttctgctagtggtgttggtggtgtgtctgcttctgctggtggtggtggtggtggtgtgtcttCTTCTGCGGCTGCTTCTTGCATCCGCTCAACACTGCGGCGTGTTCCTTTCCCTTCTCTTCCCCTTCTCGCTCTTCTCCCTTCTCTTCCCCCTCTTCTGA
- the LOC120811563 gene encoding adhesion G-protein coupled receptor G2-like isoform X2 — MKVHINLVIALILLNLHFLPSQWVAAWSSTGLCLYAALSLHYSLLATFSWMALEGFHLYLLLVRVFNIYIRRYLLKLSLVGWGVPALIVSLVVTIDKGWYGRVALDNSTSEICYIVNPTVKMVTSLGVFGLVFVFNMIMLVVTVRRILGLCQTKEFGQRERHKAKRGVCTLLGVTTLLGITWGLVFFSFGYLTTPGLYLFCILNPLQGFFIFLWFVLSLRKSGNSATSISSVTHNTNS; from the exons ATGAAGGTCCACATCAACCTGGTAATTGCCCTGATCCTCCTCAACCTGCACTTCCTCCCCAGCCAGTGGGTGGCAGCATGGTCCTCCACTGGGCTTTGCCTCTACGCGGCCCTCTCTCTTCACTACTCCCTGCTGGCTACCTTCAGCTGGATGGCTCTGGAGGGGTTCCACCTCTACCTTCTCCTCGTCCGAGTCTTCAACATCTACATCAGGAGATACCTGCTTAAACTCAGCTTGGTGGGATGGG GGGTCCCTGCGCTCATCGTGTCCCTCGTGGTCACCATCGACAAAGGCTGGTATGGACGCGTTGCTCTGGACAACAGCACCTCTGAAAT ATGCTACATAGTCAACCCCACGGTGAAGATGGTGACTTCGTTAGGAGTGTTCGGCCTGGTGTTTGTCTTCAACATGATCATGTTGGTGGTGACAGTGAGACGCATATTGGGCCTCTGCCAGACCAAAGAG tTTGGGCAGCGCGAGCGTCACAAAGCCAAGCGAGGCGTGTGCACCCTGCTGGGAGTCACCACTCTGCTCGGCATCACCTGGGGCCTGGTCTTCTTCTCGTTTGGGTACCTGACCACTCCGGGCCTCTACCTCTTCTGCATCCTGAACCCGCTACAAG GGTTCTTCATCTTCCTGTGGTTTGTGCTGTCTTTGAGAAAGAGCGGAAACTCAGCCACTTCCATAAGTAGTGTGACACATAACACCAACAGCTGA
- the LOC120811560 gene encoding adhesion G-protein coupled receptor G5 isoform X1, whose protein sequence is MNAGRTQAVLCFNHPAFPPVPPGSQSRTSGGPRSEAPSIRHILRPSTMVPLLLLLLLPEAPAEEVCFNISDSEITFTMASLGLTLSDRINGQPGQVTCLAYKETCIFMCNSSNSFEFNDSRTCTHASWSPDGVAITIDPYYNCTTYSCNSDTLLWLIDLLRRNNSYQESMMQLLYFWDSCHLLFRSDNKLKGSYISAERQIIHNIMRKSKLDPGRSMHYSLRSYTLRVANISDADLSSDNPRIQIEAPQLLPQNQSCIPDVFLPVSDLHGIPQEKRVVGLVSYMQHSQFQFGQEEISSMVLRIETLGPRPFCDLKTPIKMIFRNIPPVENDNNSWLQCNYFDEKGGLWKTDGCITNVTQTEITCDCDHATPFAILLMRGPISEVHWQILSSISYIGCGLSAFFTALSLVIHVFSRNDRLDVSISIHVSLSGALFLLNATFLLTEWGATVDLDWVCVFVAAFMHYSLLCCFTWMAIEALHLYLLLIKVFNTYFKHYLAKLSLAGWGIPAVIVAVSLSVKDFKQFYGVTQMRVADTNRTNAICWITDDSFFYSLNLVYFTLIFIFNTGILIAVASKVCHMERVTRGRSGPAAGAKAATQGNPVRFGDTCRSGLTVMGITCLMGTTWGLAFLGAGYVNYPILYLFCILNSTQGFFIFLWICLSAKKQRDRDMEERLTSSAVKTSSVNFN, encoded by the exons atGAATGCAGGCAGGACACAAGCAGTTTTGTGCTTTAACCACCCAGCGTTTCCTCCTGTTCCCCCTGGGAGTCAGAGCAGGACTAGTGGAGGGCCACGCAGTGAGGCT ccttccaTCAGACACATACTGAGACCAAGTACAATGGTGCCcttgctgctgctactgctgcttccTGAAGCGCCGGCTGAGGAAG TTTGTTTTAACATTTCAGACAGTGAAATTACTTTCACCATGGCGAGTCTTGGGTTGACGCTCAGTGACCGTATTAACGGGCAGCCCGGGCAAGTGACGTGCTTGGCGTATAAGGAGACGTGCATCTTCATGTGCAACTCCAGCAACTCGTTTGAATTCAATGACTCgagaacatgcacacatgctAGTTGGTCACCTGACGGGGTCGCAATCACCATTGATCCCT ATTACAATTGCACCACCTATTCATGCAACAGCGACACCCTCCTGTGGCTAATTGACTTGCTGAGGAGGAACAACTCTTACCAGGAGAGCATGATGCAGCTCCTCTACTTTTGGGATTCGTGTCATCTGCTCTTTAGAAGTGACAATAAACTCAAGGGGTCCTACATAAG TGCGGAGAGACAGATAATACATAACATCATGAGGAAGTCCAAGCTTGACCCCGGACGCAGCATGCACTACAGCCTGAGGAGCTACACTCTGCGTGTGGCCAACATCAGTGACGCTGACCTCAGCTCTGACAACCCCAGGATCCAGATAGAGGCGCCACAG CTGCTGCCTCAGAACCAGTCGTGCATCCCCGACGTTTTCCTGCCTGTATCAGACCTGCACGGCATCCCTCAGGAGAAAAGAGTCGTTGGTTTGGTCAGCTACATGCAACACAGCCAGTTCCAA TTTGGACAGGAAGAGATCTCCTCAATGGTTCTCCGGATAGAGACTCTGGGTCCACGACCCTTTTGTGATCTGAAGACACCAATCAAGATGATTTTCCGAAACATTCCACCCGTGGAAAATGAT AATAACTCCTGGTTACAGTGTAACTATTTTGATGAAAAAG GTGGGCTTTGGAAAACAGATGGATGTATCACAAACGTCACCCAAACTGAAATTACTTGCGACTGTGACCACGCAACACCCTTTGCCATCCTGCTG ATGAGGGGCCCAATCTCAGAAGTCCACTGGCAAATCCTGTCCTCCATCAGTTACATCGGCTGCGGCCTGTCTGCGTTCTTCACTGCTCTGTCCCTGGTGATTCATGTGTTCAGCCG AAACGACAGATTGGAtgtctccatctccatccacGTATCTCTGAGCGGGGCCTTGTTCCTGCTCAATGCCACCTTCCTGTTGACCGAGTGGGGGGCCACGGTGGATCTggactgggtgtgtgtgtttgtcgcgGCCTTCATGCACTACTCCCTGCTCTGCTGTTTCACCTGGATGGCCATAGAGGCCCTCCACCTCTACCTGCTGCTGATAAAGGTGTTCAACACCTACTTTAAGCACTACCTGGCCAAACTGTCTCTCGCCGGATGGG GGATCCCGGCTGTCATCGTGGCCGTCTCTTTGAGCGTGAAGGACTTCAAACAGTTTTATGGAGTCACACAAATGAGGGTGGCTGATACGAACCGAACCAACGCCAT CTGCTGGATCACAGATGACTCCTTCTTCTACTCCTTGAACCTGGTGTATTTCACCCTCATATTCATCTTCAACACTGGCATTCTGATCGCAGTGGCCTCGAAGGTCTGCCACATGGAACGGGTGACCAGGGGCCGCTCGGGGCCCGCGGCAGGGGCCAAGGCAGCGACTCAGGGGAACCCTGTGAGGTTCGGTGACACCTGCAGGAGCGGCCTCACCGTGATGGGTATCACCTGCCTGATGGGGACCACCTGGGGTCTGGCCTTCCTGGGTGCAGGATACGTCAACTACCCCATCCTCTACCTCTTCTGCATCCTCAACTCCACACAAG GTTTCTTCATTTTCCTGTGGATCTGTCTGTCGGCCAAGAAGCAAAGGGATAGAGACATGGAGGAGAGACTGACGTCCTCTGCTGTGAAGACCTCATCAGTCAATTTCAATTAG
- the LOC120811563 gene encoding adhesion G-protein coupled receptor G2-like isoform X1, translating into MSCVFYPQVSSSTVSHQDQEILTYITTTGCSLSLVALVITVVLFVTNRKVRADVSMKVHINLVIALILLNLHFLPSQWVAAWSSTGLCLYAALSLHYSLLATFSWMALEGFHLYLLLVRVFNIYIRRYLLKLSLVGWGVPALIVSLVVTIDKGWYGRVALDNSTSEICYIVNPTVKMVTSLGVFGLVFVFNMIMLVVTVRRILGLCQTKEFGQRERHKAKRGVCTLLGVTTLLGITWGLVFFSFGYLTTPGLYLFCILNPLQGFFIFLWFVLSLRKSGNSATSISSVTHNTNS; encoded by the exons ATGTCTTGTGTCTTCTATCCTCAGGTGTCTTCTTCTACCGTCTCCCATCAGGACCAGGAGATTCTGACCTACATCACTACGACTGGCTGTAGTCTGTCTCTTGTTGCACTGGTCATCACCGTTGTGCTCTTTGTTACAAATAG GAAAGTCAGGGCAGATGTCTCCATGAAGGTCCACATCAACCTGGTAATTGCCCTGATCCTCCTCAACCTGCACTTCCTCCCCAGCCAGTGGGTGGCAGCATGGTCCTCCACTGGGCTTTGCCTCTACGCGGCCCTCTCTCTTCACTACTCCCTGCTGGCTACCTTCAGCTGGATGGCTCTGGAGGGGTTCCACCTCTACCTTCTCCTCGTCCGAGTCTTCAACATCTACATCAGGAGATACCTGCTTAAACTCAGCTTGGTGGGATGGG GGGTCCCTGCGCTCATCGTGTCCCTCGTGGTCACCATCGACAAAGGCTGGTATGGACGCGTTGCTCTGGACAACAGCACCTCTGAAAT ATGCTACATAGTCAACCCCACGGTGAAGATGGTGACTTCGTTAGGAGTGTTCGGCCTGGTGTTTGTCTTCAACATGATCATGTTGGTGGTGACAGTGAGACGCATATTGGGCCTCTGCCAGACCAAAGAG tTTGGGCAGCGCGAGCGTCACAAAGCCAAGCGAGGCGTGTGCACCCTGCTGGGAGTCACCACTCTGCTCGGCATCACCTGGGGCCTGGTCTTCTTCTCGTTTGGGTACCTGACCACTCCGGGCCTCTACCTCTTCTGCATCCTGAACCCGCTACAAG GGTTCTTCATCTTCCTGTGGTTTGTGCTGTCTTTGAGAAAGAGCGGAAACTCAGCCACTTCCATAAGTAGTGTGACACATAACACCAACAGCTGA